One Phaseolus vulgaris cultivar G19833 chromosome 2, P. vulgaris v2.0, whole genome shotgun sequence DNA window includes the following coding sequences:
- the LOC137811219 gene encoding uncharacterized protein translates to MSASNRNNGVRVERRELAAPKNLMEVIIMLADAIMLLCYTERRHMFNLPRAIAHAVLDKGKKTIGSECRERSDCVELKGSQILKELYELKRMLTCAKFFSCCKRSLTFLFAAGFEEEDILYRKRTARILKPAFTVIRDRESKSLLVFIRGTRSIKDTFTDALCAPVSFGHFIWSGHERHNIVSGYAHRGMIAAADWIRKRCIPVLLEAHHQYPHFKIKIVGHSLGGGTAALLTYKLREIQQFSSTTCVTFGPAACMTLELAEFGKSFITSIVNGSDIVPTLSASSVHDFISEGQTKDKNIVSAVGTHLSFAKAIAGHAVKSCTEVVKKHKHSLISSFQRDNIHTLSDNLVGASKLSETSFEPLLSEEQLLIESIDDDEYDSSSEGSDNDDSDDDNENEDQLLNQVGKLKLEKHVNIPNIQADGKNITEERVGPVTTSRRRHLYPPGKILHIVPSSENSNLDYNNVDDKHVLYKTPTQLYGKLRFSRGMILDHPTNKYLRKLQQLINQLEKK, encoded by the exons ATGTCGGCGAGCAATAGAAATAATGGTGTGAGGGTTGAACGAAGGGAACTTGCAGCGCCCAAAAATTTGATGGAGGTAATCATCATGTTGGCAGATGCGATAATGTTGCTCTGTTACACCGAGAGAAGGCACATGTTCAACTTGCCCAGAGCCATCGCTCACGCTGTGTTGGACAAG GGTAAGAAAACTATTGGAAGTGAATGCCGTGAAAGAAGTGATTGTGTAGAACTGAAAGGCTCCCAAATCTTAAAGGAGTTATATGAGTTGAAGAGAATGTTGACGTGTGCCAAGTTTTTCAGCTGCTGCAAACGTTCTCTTACGTTTCTATTTGCTGCGGGATTCGAGGAGGAGGATATCCTCTATAGGAAGAGAACAGCTAGG ATTCTGAAGCCCGCTTTCACGGTTATACGTGATAGAGAATCAAAAAGTTTGCTTGTGTTCATCCGTGGAACGCGTAGCATAAAAGACACTTTCACAGATGCACTCTGTGCTCCAGTCTCTTTCGGTCACTTCATTTGGAGTGGTCATGAGAGGCACAACATAGTTTCTGGATATGCACACCGTGGTATGATTGCTGCAGCTGATTGGATTAGAAAACGCTGCATTCCTGTACTACTTGAAGCTCATCATCAATACCCCCACTTCAAAATCAAG aTCGTTGGGCACTCCCTAGGTGGtggaactgctgcactgttgACTTATAAGCTTAGAGAAATCCAACAGTTTTCTTCAACAACTTGTGTCACATTTGGTCCAG CTGCCTGCATGACGTTGGAGTTAGCTGAATTCGGAAAATCCTTTATCACTTCTATAGTAAATGGTTCTGACATAGTGCCTACATTGTCAGCTTCTTCTGTCCATGATTTCATTTCTGAG GGCCAGACTAAGGATAAAAACATCGTAAGCGCAGTTGGAACTCATTTATCTTTTGCGAAAGCAATTGCAGGACATGCAGTAAAGAGTTGCACCGAG GTTGTGAAGAAGCATAAACACTCCTTGATATCATCCTTCCAACGTGATAATATTCACACATTGTCAGATAATTTGGTTGGAGCTTCTAAATTATCTGAGACAAGTTTTGAACCTCTTTTAAGTGAAGAACAATTACTCATAGAATCTATTGATGATGATGAATATGATTCTTCGAGTGAAGGATCTGACAATGATGACTCAGATGACgataatgaaaatgaagatcaattgttgaatcaagtgggAAAGCTTAAACTGGAAAAACATGTTAACATCCCTAACATTCAGGCTGATGGAAAAAATATCACAGAAGAAAGAGTTGGTCCAGTCACAACATCAAGAAGACGTCATCTTTATCCACCAGGCAAGATCCTGCATATTGTCCCTTCATCAGAAAATTCAAATTTAGACTATAACAATGTTGATGACAAACATGTCTTGTATAAAACGCCTACACAATTGTATGGAAAACTGAGATTTTCAAGAGGGATGATACTAGATCATCCCACAAACAAGTATTTGAGGAAGTTACAACAATTAATCAATCAACTAGAGAAAAAGTAA